Proteins from a genomic interval of Youhaiella tibetensis:
- a CDS encoding DUF1036 domain-containing protein — protein sequence MAFGNLLLNTRLGFALIGALLCSPFVSIEPAYADLRVCNETGNQVSVALGYRAERGWQSEGWWVAAPQQCAVVYQGDLNSRFYYLYVADDIGGGAWDGSVYMCTRDESFTIFGVEDCLARGYERTGFFEVDTQNRSDWTLQLTENRDAVPEGDDVSGAPLGDESGSPDGSDAPPPDDQTTPAPDSPATTQSSD from the coding sequence ATGGCATTCGGCAATCTGTTGCTTAACACCCGTCTCGGTTTTGCCCTGATCGGCGCGCTGCTGTGCAGCCCGTTTGTATCGATTGAACCCGCCTATGCGGACCTGCGGGTCTGCAACGAGACGGGCAATCAGGTATCGGTGGCATTGGGTTACCGGGCCGAGCGCGGCTGGCAGTCGGAAGGCTGGTGGGTCGCCGCCCCGCAGCAATGCGCGGTGGTCTACCAGGGTGATCTCAACTCGCGCTTCTACTATCTCTATGTCGCCGACGATATCGGGGGCGGAGCCTGGGACGGCTCGGTCTATATGTGCACGCGCGACGAAAGCTTCACCATTTTCGGTGTTGAGGATTGCCTGGCGCGGGGCTATGAGCGCACCGGGTTTTTCGAAGTCGACACGCAGAACCGCTCGGACTGGACCTTGCAGCTCACCGAAAACCGCGATGCCGTGCCGGAAGGCGACGACGTGAGCGGCGCACCGCTCGGTGATGAAAGCGGCTCCCCTGACGGCTCGGACGCCCCGCCGCCCGACGACCAGACCACTCCCGCGCCGGATTCTCCGGCCACTACTCAAAGTTCGGATTGA
- a CDS encoding DUF2312 domain-containing protein, whose amino-acid sequence MAEDSVAQDQLRAFIERIERMEEEKAAIAADIREIYAEAKGNGFDTKVLRQVVKIRKQDHNERMEQEAILDLYLSALGMQAAPPEDM is encoded by the coding sequence ATGGCAGAAGACAGCGTCGCCCAGGATCAGCTCAGGGCATTCATCGAGCGGATCGAGCGCATGGAAGAGGAAAAGGCCGCCATCGCCGCCGATATCCGCGAGATCTACGCCGAGGCCAAGGGCAACGGCTTCGATACCAAGGTGCTGCGCCAGGTGGTCAAGATCCGCAAGCAGGACCACAACGAGCGCATGGAGCAGGAAGCGATCCTGGACCTTTACCTCTCCGCGCTGGGCATGCAGGCGGCTCCGCCCGAGGACATGTAG
- a CDS encoding TetR/AcrR family transcriptional regulator, which translates to MRRLRQAFLDYGYEQISMSALAEICGLTRRALYHHFSNKEEAFRYVLQFDGEVAIRDGLAAGRARIESGASAVEVITEIMDIRYGDNRRRLAASPHALEINDQAFRRARDIMVQAAVDFQAQLAVVITELHAKGMLCLRANVRAETLAQMLSDGARGSNQALPPIPLDQLRQRYATMTEAILYGSANRAADQDRQGKVGASRLTA; encoded by the coding sequence GTGAGACGCCTCAGGCAGGCGTTTCTCGACTATGGCTATGAGCAGATTTCGATGAGCGCGCTGGCCGAGATTTGCGGCCTGACGCGGCGTGCCCTCTATCACCACTTCTCCAACAAGGAAGAAGCCTTCCGCTACGTGCTGCAGTTCGACGGCGAGGTGGCGATCCGCGACGGACTGGCCGCCGGCCGCGCCCGCATCGAAAGCGGCGCCTCGGCGGTCGAAGTCATTACCGAGATCATGGACATCCGCTACGGCGACAATCGCCGCCGCCTGGCTGCCTCGCCCCACGCGCTCGAGATCAACGACCAGGCGTTCCGGCGGGCACGCGATATCATGGTGCAGGCGGCCGTCGACTTTCAGGCTCAGCTCGCCGTCGTCATCACCGAGCTCCACGCCAAGGGCATGCTGTGCCTGCGCGCCAATGTGCGGGCCGAGACGCTGGCGCAGATGCTTTCGGACGGCGCGCGCGGCAGCAACCAGGCCCTGCCACCCATTCCCCTCGACCAGCTGCGCCAGCGCTACGCCACCATGACCGAGGCCATTCTCTATGGCTCGGCCAACCGAGCCGCCGACCAGGATCGGCAGGGCAAGGTTGGCGCCTCCCGGCTAACTGCCTGA
- a CDS encoding amino acid ABC transporter permease codes for MRLDLSILVPHLGFLAEGALLTAQACGLALIGSLIMGALVAIARTSSSRAIRGVAFAYVDLFRNVPFIVQLFFFYYGLPELGIYIDAFTTGVISLSIAGGAFASDVIRSGILAIDPGIIEAAEVSGLSRRKTFTRIVLPIALRTSVRPLGSVFINLILTSSILSTITLNELTGTAKIVASDTFKPFEVYVVLLVVYAALTYLVSILIGLLHKRLNRDLVEGAVA; via the coding sequence TTGCGGCTCGACCTCTCAATCCTGGTGCCTCACCTCGGCTTCCTGGCCGAGGGCGCACTGCTGACGGCGCAGGCCTGCGGGCTGGCGCTGATCGGCAGCCTCATCATGGGGGCGCTGGTCGCCATCGCGCGGACATCGTCCTCCCGGGCGATCCGGGGCGTCGCTTTCGCCTATGTCGACCTCTTCCGCAACGTCCCCTTCATCGTCCAGCTGTTCTTCTTCTACTACGGCCTGCCTGAGCTCGGGATCTATATCGACGCCTTCACCACGGGCGTGATCTCGCTCTCGATCGCCGGCGGCGCCTTCGCCTCGGACGTGATCCGCTCGGGTATCCTGGCGATCGACCCGGGCATCATCGAAGCGGCGGAGGTGAGCGGCCTCTCGCGTCGCAAGACCTTCACCAGGATCGTGCTGCCCATCGCGCTGCGCACCTCGGTGCGCCCGCTGGGCTCGGTGTTCATCAACCTGATCCTCACCTCCTCGATCCTCTCCACCATCACGCTCAACGAGCTAACGGGAACGGCCAAGATCGTGGCCTCCGACACGTTCAAGCCGTTCGAGGTCTATGTGGTGCTGCTGGTTGTCTACGCGGCGCTCACCTACCTGGTCTCGATCCTCATCGGGCTCCTCCACAAGCGGCTCAACCGCGATCTCGTCGAGGGAGCGGTCGCCTGA
- a CDS encoding amino acid ABC transporter permease: MRYTDFTPFDLVLLAQGLGVTIGLFLATTVIGLFIGTALAVIRFYRVPVLTQVVTFITELLKNSPVLVQLFLVFFGLPAFLRINVTPVEAAVITMSGNTAAFIYVIAVSAIESIGRDQIEAARVFGLTRWQVLRHIIAPQATAFAIGPLTGLLVNQLQVTSLISVIGVMDLTKIGNTLNLRTLQPFIVWAVVGVLYYLCAKLIAWLGSRLETRLRAHTAWKGL; encoded by the coding sequence ATGCGCTACACCGATTTCACCCCGTTCGACCTGGTATTGCTGGCGCAGGGCCTCGGCGTCACCATCGGGCTCTTCCTCGCCACCACCGTCATCGGCCTCTTCATCGGCACGGCGCTGGCGGTGATCCGCTTCTACCGCGTGCCGGTATTGACGCAGGTCGTGACCTTCATCACCGAGCTCCTCAAGAACTCGCCGGTGCTGGTGCAGCTCTTTCTCGTCTTCTTCGGCCTGCCGGCCTTCCTGCGGATCAACGTGACGCCGGTGGAAGCTGCCGTCATCACCATGTCTGGCAATACCGCGGCTTTCATCTACGTCATTGCAGTCTCGGCCATCGAATCCATCGGTCGCGACCAGATCGAGGCGGCGCGCGTTTTCGGCCTCACCCGCTGGCAGGTGCTGCGCCACATTATCGCCCCACAGGCTACCGCCTTTGCCATCGGGCCGCTGACGGGCCTCCTGGTCAACCAGTTGCAGGTCACTTCGCTCATCTCGGTGATCGGCGTCATGGACCTCACCAAGATCGGCAATACCCTCAACCTGCGTACCCTGCAGCCCTTTATCGTCTGGGCCGTGGTCGGGGTGCTCTACTACCTCTGCGCCAAGCTGATCGCCTGGCTGGGCTCGCGTCTGGAAACGCGGCTGCGCGCCCACACCGCCTGGAAGGGCCTCTGA
- a CDS encoding amino acid ABC transporter ATP-binding protein, translating into MIKAENVKKVFGPVTVLEDVNLTVNPGEVVSILGSSGSGKSTLIRCINGLERLDGGKITVDDFDVSKPRELAEARKRSGTVFQLFNLYPHMTAVENVTLAPIEVLKRPKAEAEKEARALLASVGLSERADAYPAQLSGGQRQRVGICRALAMKPRYLLLDEVTSALDPEMTAEVLNILAKLAEEGTTMVFVTHEIEFARQISDRVVFLEKGRLVVDLPTEQFFAEDGGMANPRVAQFLSKMRKD; encoded by the coding sequence ATGATCAAAGCCGAAAACGTCAAGAAGGTCTTCGGGCCGGTCACCGTCCTCGAGGACGTCAACCTCACCGTCAATCCGGGCGAAGTGGTTTCCATCCTCGGCTCGTCCGGTTCGGGCAAGTCCACGCTCATCCGCTGCATCAACGGGCTCGAGCGGCTCGATGGCGGCAAGATTACCGTCGACGATTTCGACGTCTCCAAGCCCAGGGAACTGGCCGAAGCGCGCAAGCGCTCGGGCACCGTGTTCCAGCTCTTCAACCTCTATCCGCATATGACGGCGGTCGAGAACGTGACGCTCGCCCCCATCGAAGTGCTCAAGCGCCCCAAGGCCGAAGCCGAGAAGGAAGCGCGTGCGCTGCTCGCCTCGGTCGGCCTTTCCGAGCGCGCCGACGCCTATCCGGCCCAGCTCTCGGGCGGCCAGCGCCAGCGCGTCGGCATCTGCCGGGCCCTGGCGATGAAGCCGCGCTACCTGCTGCTGGACGAAGTGACCAGCGCCCTCGATCCCGAAATGACCGCCGAAGTCCTCAATATCCTCGCCAAGCTGGCCGAGGAGGGGACGACGATGGTGTTCGTGACCCACGAAATCGAATTCGCCCGCCAGATCTCCGATCGCGTCGTGTTCCTCGAAAAGGGCAGGCTCGTGGTCGACCTGCCGACCGAGCAGTTCTTCGCCGAAGATGGCGGCATGGCCAATCCGCGCGTCGCCCAGTTCCTCTCCAAGATGCGCAAAGACTGA
- a CDS encoding isoaspartyl peptidase/L-asparaginase translates to MLLLANSEAYPGFETSIDLLRKGEHGLEAMVAGIAHVERDVRVRSVGFGGWPNMVGKMEFDAGVMDGTTREVGSVGAVPDTLPVAALARQVMKRLPHVMLTGDGARRFASETGFAVDETLYEDSKRVWWERLEKELSPEDLAKFPNIPLAPLSTTITDPERVRDTTVFLCSDASKGIHAATSTSGWAWKYPGRLGDSPIPGAGFYADSRYGAAACTHTGEMTMRCSTARTVVLAMKLGHSLSDAIKLAVEELAELTEGFLAGVVIHAIDAKGNHEVVNFRCPGEIAYWVWDESMSAPEKRAAKTA, encoded by the coding sequence ATGCTGCTTCTCGCAAATTCAGAAGCCTATCCGGGCTTTGAAACCTCCATCGACCTTCTCAGAAAGGGCGAGCATGGCCTGGAGGCCATGGTCGCGGGCATCGCCCATGTCGAGCGCGACGTGCGCGTGCGCTCGGTCGGCTTCGGCGGCTGGCCCAACATGGTGGGCAAGATGGAATTCGATGCCGGCGTCATGGATGGCACCACCCGTGAAGTCGGCTCGGTTGGCGCCGTCCCCGACACGTTGCCTGTCGCCGCCCTTGCGCGCCAGGTGATGAAGCGTCTGCCCCATGTGATGCTGACCGGGGACGGCGCGCGCCGCTTTGCCAGTGAAACCGGTTTCGCAGTCGACGAGACCCTCTACGAGGACTCCAAGCGCGTCTGGTGGGAGCGTCTCGAAAAGGAGCTGTCGCCCGAAGACCTGGCCAAGTTCCCCAACATTCCGCTGGCGCCGCTGAGCACGACCATCACCGATCCCGAGCGCGTGCGCGACACCACCGTGTTCCTGTGCTCGGACGCCAGCAAAGGCATTCACGCCGCCACCTCTACTTCCGGCTGGGCCTGGAAGTATCCTGGCCGGCTGGGCGACAGCCCCATTCCGGGCGCCGGCTTTTATGCCGATAGCCGCTATGGCGCGGCCGCCTGCACCCATACCGGCGAGATGACCATGCGCTGCTCGACCGCGCGCACCGTCGTTCTGGCCATGAAACTCGGCCACTCCCTCTCCGACGCGATCAAGCTCGCCGTCGAGGAATTGGCCGAACTCACCGAAGGGTTCCTGGCGGGCGTGGTGATCCACGCCATCGACGCCAAGGGGAACCACGAGGTCGTCAATTTCCGGTGCCCGGGCGAGATCGCCTACTGGGTCTGGGATGAATCGATGTCCGCCCCGGAAAAGCGGGCAGCGAAAACCGCTTGA
- a CDS encoding transporter substrate-binding domain-containing protein, whose amino-acid sequence MKRILTTLAALALVASTALPAAAGMIDDIRSRGVVRIGVSLGGEPIGFRDQQNNPVGYDVDVATMLAEKLGVPVEFTDVSGDARVSMLVSGQLDIVVANTSATLERAKSVNFSIPYNRAGLRIIVQKDAGITKLEDLAGKKVVVGRGTTGEAFLKKAVPTAELVYTDNFSPDGVLLLQQKRVDAGIEDSSLLDYLATKNDTLVTLPGLYSNDPIGIAVAKGDPEFVRWIDMFVSDYIQSGAYEANYKKWWGESANPPALNPLW is encoded by the coding sequence ATGAAGCGCATTCTGACTACCCTTGCCGCGCTGGCGCTCGTCGCCTCGACGGCCCTGCCGGCCGCCGCCGGCATGATCGACGACATCCGTTCGCGCGGCGTCGTGCGCATCGGCGTGTCGCTGGGCGGCGAGCCGATCGGCTTCCGCGACCAGCAGAACAACCCGGTGGGCTACGACGTCGACGTCGCCACCATGCTCGCCGAGAAGCTCGGCGTGCCGGTCGAATTCACCGACGTCTCGGGCGACGCCCGCGTTTCGATGCTGGTCTCGGGCCAGCTCGACATCGTGGTCGCCAATACCTCGGCTACCCTCGAGCGCGCCAAGTCGGTCAACTTCTCGATCCCCTACAACCGTGCGGGCCTGCGCATCATCGTCCAGAAGGATGCCGGCATCACCAAGCTCGAAGACCTGGCCGGCAAGAAGGTCGTGGTCGGCCGCGGCACGACCGGCGAAGCCTTCCTCAAGAAGGCCGTCCCGACTGCCGAGCTCGTCTACACCGACAACTTCTCGCCCGATGGCGTGCTGCTGCTCCAGCAGAAGCGCGTTGACGCCGGCATCGAGGATTCTTCGCTCCTCGACTATCTCGCTACCAAGAACGACACGCTGGTGACCCTGCCGGGCCTCTATTCGAACGACCCGATCGGCATCGCCGTCGCCAAGGGCGATCCGGAATTCGTGCGTTGGATCGACATGTTCGTTTCCGACTACATCCAGTCGGGCGCCTACGAGGCCAACTACAAGAAGTGGTGGGGCGAAAGCGCCAACCCGCCGGCTCTGAACCCGCTGTGGTAA
- a CDS encoding LacI family DNA-binding transcriptional regulator → MAEPKHGAPTIGDVAKLAGVSRAVASRALSSEKRPVSADKRERVLEAAERLGFKPNLLAQSLTTKTVNLVAVVVNHIHDLSDLDLFDLLLDRIQSIGKQVILIRVGSVERVEEFLRQGVAYHVDAALVFSDFADAATVRRLFRSDLVVMLNGRHDGLSPAVIPDEAVGINQAVADAAGKGVKSAGLVTGRSSSLVEQARVEHYRKAFAQHGIELVRVVQGDYSYESGHEAAATLTGWDSPDAVFCTSDAMAMGILDVCRADFPHNRPRKFRLYGFDNLSLTDFDAYPIASIGYDKAAYVEHIVQFLIEPAAFKPGQDPIRVPTRFVPRLTA, encoded by the coding sequence ATGGCTGAACCCAAACACGGCGCCCCCACCATCGGGGACGTGGCCAAGCTTGCGGGGGTGTCGCGCGCCGTCGCCTCGCGCGCCCTTTCGAGTGAAAAACGCCCGGTTTCGGCCGACAAGCGCGAGCGCGTGCTCGAGGCCGCCGAGCGCCTTGGATTCAAGCCCAACCTGCTGGCGCAAAGCCTGACCACCAAGACGGTCAATCTGGTGGCCGTCGTCGTCAATCACATCCACGATCTTTCCGACCTCGACCTTTTCGACCTCCTTCTCGACCGCATCCAGTCGATCGGCAAGCAGGTGATCCTGATCCGCGTCGGCTCGGTCGAAAGGGTCGAGGAATTCCTGCGCCAGGGCGTGGCCTATCACGTCGATGCCGCCCTGGTCTTCTCCGATTTTGCCGACGCGGCAACGGTGCGCAGGCTTTTCCGCTCGGACCTGGTGGTCATGCTCAACGGCAGGCACGACGGGCTCTCGCCCGCGGTCATCCCTGATGAGGCGGTGGGTATCAACCAGGCGGTGGCCGATGCCGCGGGCAAGGGCGTCAAATCCGCCGGCCTGGTCACCGGGCGCTCCTCCTCGCTCGTCGAGCAGGCGCGCGTCGAGCATTACCGCAAGGCCTTCGCTCAGCACGGGATCGAGCTCGTGCGCGTCGTCCAGGGCGATTATTCCTACGAAAGCGGGCATGAGGCGGCCGCCACGCTGACCGGCTGGGACAGCCCGGACGCGGTGTTCTGCACCTCGGACGCCATGGCCATGGGCATTCTCGATGTCTGCCGCGCCGACTTCCCGCATAACCGCCCGCGGAAATTCCGGCTCTATGGCTTCGACAACCTCTCGCTCACCGATTTCGACGCCTATCCGATCGCCTCGATCGGCTACGACAAAGCCGCCTATGTCGAACATATCGTGCAGTTCCTCATCGAGCCGGCGGCCTTCAAGCCCGGCCAGGACCCGATCCGCGTGCCAACCCGCTTCGTCCCGCGCCTGACGGCGTAG
- a CDS encoding ROK family protein, translating to MTTIVCFDIGGSAIKGALATSPEAIRPLGRVPTPLDDFNAFAEALRGVADAADAAAPISISITGVVDPRTGRIKCANIPCIDGRTLAKDLAAIMDRPVHVANDADCFALAEAMAGAGKGESIVFGAILGTGVGGGLVVDGRLVNGAGGFAGEWGHAPVAATHAGTPPVAIPSYLCGCGQIGCVDTVGGARGMERLHLHLHGESLPSTAIVAAWEAGDAAAVRTIDCFLDLVAGPLALVVNVVGADIVPVGGGLSGSPRLIAELDAAVRRRILRQTDAPLVVPGLCTVEPGLIGAAILAGAAA from the coding sequence ATGACGACCATCGTTTGTTTTGATATCGGCGGCTCGGCCATCAAGGGCGCGCTGGCGACATCGCCCGAAGCCATCCGACCGCTGGGACGCGTGCCGACCCCCCTCGATGACTTCAACGCCTTTGCCGAGGCCCTGCGCGGCGTGGCCGACGCGGCCGATGCGGCAGCACCGATCTCCATCTCCATAACCGGGGTCGTCGACCCGCGCACCGGGCGCATCAAGTGCGCCAATATCCCGTGCATCGATGGCCGTACCCTGGCCAAGGATCTCGCCGCCATCATGGATCGTCCGGTCCATGTTGCCAACGATGCTGATTGCTTCGCACTGGCCGAGGCCATGGCGGGCGCCGGAAAGGGCGAGAGCATCGTCTTCGGGGCCATCCTGGGAACCGGCGTCGGCGGCGGGCTCGTCGTCGATGGCCGGCTGGTCAACGGCGCCGGTGGTTTCGCCGGGGAGTGGGGCCACGCGCCGGTGGCCGCCACCCACGCCGGCACGCCGCCGGTCGCCATTCCCTCCTATCTGTGCGGCTGCGGACAGATCGGCTGCGTCGATACGGTCGGGGGCGCCCGCGGCATGGAGCGGCTGCACCTTCATCTTCACGGCGAAAGCCTGCCGAGTACGGCCATCGTCGCGGCCTGGGAAGCGGGCGACGCCGCGGCGGTCCGCACCATCGATTGCTTCCTCGATCTCGTGGCCGGACCGCTGGCGCTGGTGGTCAATGTCGTGGGGGCCGACATCGTGCCGGTGGGCGGCGGTCTCTCGGGCTCGCCTCGCCTCATCGCCGAACTCGACGCGGCGGTCCGCCGGCGCATCCTGCGCCAGACCGACGCCCCACTCGTCGTGCCCGGTCTTTGCACGGTCGAGCCCGGCCTCATCGGCGCGGCCATCCTGGCGGGAGCAGCGGCATGA
- a CDS encoding copper homeostasis protein CutC, with translation MTLLEVCVADPQSLIAAVAGGGQRIELCSALELGGVTPSPGLMRLAAEAPIPVYAIVRPRSGDFVYDAADLDCMYREIDTIREFGLAGVVLGASLGDGRLDAAMLDKLVRHAKGLGTTLHRAFDLVPDIAEAVELAVSLKFERILTSGGAPTAPEGTEGLAAAIEAAKGRIGIMAGSGLRADNVRALLDRLPLEEVHSSCAVAVSSRGEAAMRLGFAAPTRKQTSAEAVRAFRAAIAAPAL, from the coding sequence ATGACCCTTCTCGAAGTCTGCGTCGCCGATCCACAAAGCCTCATCGCAGCCGTTGCCGGGGGCGGACAGCGCATCGAGCTCTGCTCGGCGCTCGAACTGGGTGGCGTCACGCCCTCGCCCGGCCTCATGCGGCTGGCCGCCGAGGCGCCGATTCCGGTCTATGCCATCGTGCGGCCGCGCAGCGGCGATTTCGTCTATGACGCAGCCGACCTCGACTGCATGTATCGCGAGATCGACACCATCCGCGAATTCGGGCTCGCAGGCGTCGTGCTCGGGGCCTCGCTCGGCGACGGCCGGCTCGATGCGGCAATGCTCGACAAGCTGGTGCGCCACGCCAAGGGGCTGGGCACCACGCTCCACCGCGCCTTCGATCTGGTTCCCGACATCGCCGAGGCCGTCGAGCTTGCCGTTTCCCTCAAGTTCGAGCGCATCCTGACTTCGGGGGGCGCGCCGACGGCGCCGGAGGGGACCGAGGGGCTGGCGGCAGCGATCGAAGCGGCCAAAGGGCGGATCGGCATCATGGCCGGCTCGGGCCTGCGCGCCGACAATGTGCGCGCGCTCCTCGACCGACTCCCGCTCGAGGAGGTGCATTCCTCCTGCGCGGTGGCGGTGTCCTCGCGCGGGGAAGCGGCCATGCGGCTGGGCTTTGCCGCCCCGACCCGCAAGCAAACCAGCGCCGAAGCGGTGCGGGCTTTCAGGGCCGCGATCGCGGCTCCGGCCCTATAG
- a CDS encoding GNAT family N-acetyltransferase, translated as MTGPVALRPARAEDREALLRLLEATFHSTWEPQLTQEAKAAFRASTRVADYVDGCWQQFTVAESAGQVVGMVHWQGDFIGALHVDPHEARRGIGSALLGHAESAMRAGGVRFAQLETDTFNRPARDFYAAHGYAEAAQYPDEEWKSGLTTVLMVKAL; from the coding sequence TTGACCGGCCCGGTCGCGCTGCGTCCGGCGCGCGCGGAGGACCGCGAGGCGCTGCTGCGCCTCCTCGAGGCCACCTTTCACTCGACCTGGGAACCCCAACTGACGCAAGAGGCGAAGGCCGCCTTCCGCGCCAGCACGCGCGTCGCCGACTATGTGGATGGCTGCTGGCAGCAATTCACTGTCGCCGAGAGCGCTGGCCAGGTCGTCGGCATGGTGCACTGGCAGGGCGATTTCATCGGGGCGCTCCATGTCGACCCCCATGAGGCGCGGCGTGGTATCGGCAGCGCGCTTCTCGGGCATGCGGAATCCGCCATGCGGGCCGGGGGCGTCAGGTTCGCCCAGCTTGAGACCGACACCTTCAACAGGCCGGCGCGCGACTTTTACGCCGCCCACGGCTATGCCGAGGCGGCGCAATATCCCGATGAGGAATGGAAAAGCGGCCTCACCACCGTGCTGATGGTCAAGGCGCTATAG
- the dxs gene encoding 1-deoxy-D-xylulose-5-phosphate synthase — protein sequence MTDKPLTPVLDTINDPSQLKGLPREQLRQVADELRAEMIDAVSVTGGHLGAGLGVVELTVALHAVFDTPHDRLIWDVGHQAYPHKILTGRRDRIRTLRQKDGLSGFTRRAESAFDPFGAGHSSTSISAGLGMAVASQLEGKKRNVVAVIGDGAMSAGMAYEAMNNAGAMDARLIVILNDNDMSIAPPTGAMSAYLARLVSGPVYRGVRKTAKQIVEALPQFFHEPARRTEEFARSWWTGGTLFEELGFYYVGPIDGHNLDHLLPVLENVRDAQDGPILVHVVTKKGKGYAPAEDSADKYHGVSKFNVITGAQAKAPSNAPSYTSVFASTLIQEAERDERIVAVTAAMPSGTGLDKFGELFASRTFDVGIAEQHAVTFAAGMAAEGLKPFVAIYSTFLQRAYDQVVHDVAIQHLPVRFAIDRAGYVGADGPTHAGNYDAAYLGAVPGIVQMAAADEAELRHMVATAAAYDEGPIAFRYPRGDGLGVDMPARGEILPIGKGRLVRQGGPIALISYGTRFGEVLAAADKLAALGLAPTVVDARFLKPLDEELIARIAREHQVVLTIEEGSIGGFGSHVATFLARNGLLDGKVKFRPLMIPDVFTEQASQDAMYAAAGLDRAGIVTAALEALGADETLLKTALADKTLP from the coding sequence TTGACCGACAAGCCGCTTACTCCAGTTCTCGACACCATCAACGACCCGTCCCAGCTCAAGGGCCTGCCGCGTGAACAACTGCGCCAGGTCGCCGATGAACTGCGGGCCGAGATGATCGACGCCGTCTCGGTGACCGGCGGCCATCTGGGCGCGGGCCTGGGTGTCGTCGAGCTGACCGTGGCCCTCCACGCCGTCTTCGATACGCCCCATGACCGGCTGATCTGGGACGTGGGCCATCAGGCCTATCCCCATAAGATCCTGACCGGCCGGCGCGACCGCATCCGCACCCTGCGCCAGAAAGATGGTCTTTCCGGTTTCACCCGACGCGCCGAAAGCGCCTTCGATCCTTTCGGAGCCGGCCATTCCTCGACCTCGATATCGGCGGGCCTGGGCATGGCGGTCGCTTCCCAGCTCGAGGGCAAGAAGCGCAATGTCGTGGCGGTGATCGGCGACGGCGCCATGTCGGCGGGCATGGCCTATGAGGCGATGAACAATGCCGGCGCCATGGACGCGCGCCTCATCGTCATCCTCAATGACAACGACATGTCGATCGCGCCCCCGACCGGGGCCATGAGCGCTTATCTGGCGCGGCTGGTTTCCGGCCCCGTCTATCGCGGCGTGCGCAAGACCGCCAAGCAGATCGTCGAGGCGCTGCCGCAGTTCTTCCACGAGCCGGCGCGGCGCACCGAGGAATTCGCGCGTTCCTGGTGGACGGGCGGCACGCTCTTTGAAGAGCTCGGCTTCTATTATGTCGGCCCCATCGACGGCCACAATCTCGATCACCTGCTGCCGGTGCTCGAAAATGTCCGGGACGCTCAGGACGGCCCGATCCTCGTCCACGTCGTGACCAAGAAGGGCAAGGGCTATGCCCCGGCCGAGGATTCAGCCGACAAGTATCACGGCGTCTCCAAGTTCAACGTCATCACCGGCGCCCAGGCCAAGGCGCCTTCCAACGCCCCGTCCTATACCAGCGTCTTCGCCTCGACCCTCATCCAGGAGGCCGAGCGCGACGAACGCATCGTGGCGGTGACTGCGGCCATGCCCTCGGGCACCGGGCTCGACAAGTTCGGCGAGCTCTTCGCGAGCCGCACCTTCGATGTCGGCATCGCCGAGCAGCACGCGGTGACCTTCGCCGCCGGCATGGCGGCCGAGGGCCTCAAGCCGTTCGTGGCCATCTATTCGACTTTCCTGCAGCGCGCCTATGACCAGGTCGTCCACGACGTGGCCATCCAGCACCTGCCGGTCCGCTTCGCCATCGACCGTGCCGGCTATGTCGGTGCCGATGGTCCCACCCATGCCGGCAATTACGATGCCGCCTATCTCGGGGCCGTTCCCGGCATCGTGCAGATGGCGGCGGCCGACGAAGCCGAGCTGCGCCACATGGTGGCGACCGCCGCTGCCTATGACGAGGGCCCCATCGCGTTCCGCTATCCGCGTGGCGACGGCCTGGGCGTCGACATGCCGGCGCGCGGCGAGATCCTGCCCATCGGCAAGGGCCGGCTGGTGCGCCAGGGCGGCCCGATCGCCCTCATCTCCTACGGCACGCGTTTTGGCGAAGTGCTCGCCGCCGCCGACAAGCTCGCCGCCCTGGGCCTTGCCCCTACGGTGGTCGACGCACGCTTCCTCAAGCCCCTCGACGAGGAGCTGATCGCCCGGATCGCGCGCGAGCACCAGGTCGTGCTCACCATCGAGGAGGGCTCCATCGGCGGCTTCGGCAGCCATGTGGCGACTTTCCTCGCCCGCAACGGCCTTCTCGACGGCAAGGTGAAGTTCCGGCCCCTGATGATCCCGGATGTCTTCACCGAGCAGGCCAGCCAGGACGCCATGTACGCCGCTGCCGGTCTCGACCGTGCCGGCATCGTCACGGCAGCGCTCGAGGCGCTGGGCGCCGACGAAACCCTCCTCAAGACGGCACTGGCCGACAAGACCCTGCCTTGA